One Stenotrophomonas oahuensis genomic region harbors:
- the murC gene encoding UDP-N-acetylmuramate--L-alanine ligase: protein MIRRLHDTNDLVRAFPRVHFVGIGGTGMSGIAEVMLTLGYEVSGSDNADNAATRRLAGLGARVMRGHSAANVLGTDCVVVSSAIREDNPELMEARSQRIPIMPRAAMLAELMRFRRGIAVAGTHGKTTTTSLTAAVLSEGGLDPTFVIGGQLLAAGANAKLGGGQWLVAEADESDGSFLRLNPLVSVITNIDADHLENYGNDFARVQAAFAEFLQRLPFYGLAVLCIDDPEVAALAAQTPRHVMSYGMSPQADVRAENVVQEGSRMRFTLRLPQGTSQEVVLALPGKHNVLNALAAAAVGWQLGVAPDAIARALAGFAGVGRRFNDLGEVTTDAGAKVRIIDDYGHHPSELEAVFAAARGGWPDQRLVVAFQPHRYSRTRDQFDKFAAVLSSVDALVLCQVYPAGEDPIAGADSHALARAIRARGRSEPVVVGKPAELASVLPDVLQDGDLLLMMGAGDIGAMATHLAVEGFKSEGQA, encoded by the coding sequence ATGATCCGTCGCCTGCACGACACCAATGACCTGGTCCGCGCGTTCCCGCGCGTGCACTTCGTCGGCATCGGCGGCACCGGCATGAGCGGTATCGCCGAGGTGATGCTGACCCTGGGCTATGAAGTGTCCGGCTCCGACAACGCCGACAACGCGGCCACCCGCCGTCTGGCCGGGCTGGGCGCGCGCGTCATGCGCGGCCATTCGGCCGCCAACGTCCTCGGCACCGACTGCGTGGTGGTCTCAAGCGCGATCCGTGAAGACAACCCCGAGCTGATGGAAGCGCGCAGCCAGCGCATTCCGATCATGCCGCGCGCGGCCATGCTTGCCGAGCTGATGCGCTTCCGCCGCGGCATCGCCGTGGCCGGCACCCATGGCAAGACCACCACCACCAGCCTGACCGCAGCGGTGCTGAGCGAAGGTGGGTTGGACCCGACCTTCGTGATCGGTGGCCAGTTGCTGGCTGCCGGTGCCAACGCCAAGCTCGGCGGTGGCCAGTGGCTGGTGGCCGAAGCCGATGAAAGCGACGGCAGCTTCCTGCGCCTGAACCCGCTGGTCTCGGTGATCACCAACATCGATGCCGATCACCTGGAAAACTACGGCAACGACTTCGCGCGAGTGCAGGCGGCGTTTGCGGAATTCCTGCAGCGCCTGCCGTTCTACGGCTTGGCGGTGCTGTGCATCGACGACCCGGAAGTGGCCGCGCTGGCCGCGCAGACCCCGCGCCACGTGATGAGCTACGGCATGAGCCCGCAGGCGGACGTGCGCGCTGAAAACGTGGTGCAGGAAGGTTCGCGCATGCGCTTCACCCTGCGCCTGCCGCAGGGCACCAGCCAGGAAGTGGTGCTGGCGCTGCCGGGCAAGCACAACGTGCTCAATGCGCTGGCCGCCGCTGCGGTGGGCTGGCAGCTGGGCGTGGCCCCGGATGCGATCGCGCGCGCGCTGGCCGGCTTCGCCGGTGTCGGCCGCCGCTTCAATGATCTCGGCGAAGTCACCACTGACGCCGGTGCCAAGGTCCGCATCATCGACGACTACGGCCACCACCCCAGCGAACTGGAAGCGGTGTTCGCCGCGGCCCGTGGCGGCTGGCCGGACCAGCGCCTGGTGGTGGCGTTCCAGCCGCACCGTTACAGCCGCACCCGCGACCAGTTCGACAAGTTCGCCGCAGTGCTGTCCAGCGTCGACGCGCTGGTGCTGTGCCAGGTCTACCCGGCCGGCGAGGACCCGATTGCCGGGGCCGACTCGCATGCGCTGGCACGTGCGATCCGCGCGCGTGGCCGCAGCGAACCGGTGGTGGTGGGCAAGCCCGCCGAGCTGGCCAGCGTGCTGCCCGACGTGCTGCAGGACGGCGACCTGCTGCTGATGATGGGCGCGGGCGACATCGGCGCGATGGCCACCCATCTGGCGGTGGAAGGCTTCAAGAGCGAGGGCCAGGCATGA
- a CDS encoding D-alanine--D-alanine ligase: MSIFDFPALRTRNPADFGRVAVLLGGTSSEREVSLDSGRNVIEALRARGVDATAVDGIPALARALVEKRFDRVFNILHGHNGGGEDGIVQGLMEAFGVPYTGSDVLGSALGMDKIRTKQVWLSVGLPTPQYRKVTAETVHAQARELGLPVVVKPANEGSSVGISRVMDEAGLDEAVALASRYDGQLLMEQMVVGDELTVGILGDVALPSIRIVPKGQWYDYNAKYVADDTQYLCPGLEGEDEAEIRRLALAAFQAAGCRGWGRVDVMRDRASGRLYLLEVNTAPGMTSHSLVPKAAGQVGIGFEELVWRVLEQTLPQHNQESRHA, translated from the coding sequence ATGAGCATCTTCGACTTCCCCGCGCTGCGCACCCGCAACCCGGCCGACTTCGGTCGCGTGGCCGTGCTGCTCGGTGGCACCTCCAGCGAACGCGAGGTGTCGCTGGACTCCGGCCGCAATGTGATCGAAGCGCTGCGCGCGCGGGGCGTCGACGCCACCGCCGTGGACGGCATTCCGGCGCTGGCCCGGGCGCTGGTGGAAAAGCGCTTCGACCGCGTCTTCAACATCCTGCACGGCCACAACGGTGGTGGTGAGGACGGCATCGTGCAGGGCCTGATGGAAGCCTTCGGCGTGCCGTACACCGGCTCGGACGTGCTCGGCTCGGCGCTGGGCATGGACAAGATCCGCACCAAGCAGGTATGGCTGTCGGTCGGTTTACCCACCCCGCAGTACCGGAAGGTCACTGCTGAAACCGTGCATGCGCAGGCGCGCGAGCTCGGTCTGCCGGTGGTGGTGAAGCCCGCCAACGAAGGCTCCAGCGTCGGCATCAGCCGGGTCATGGACGAGGCCGGTCTGGACGAAGCCGTGGCGCTGGCCTCGCGCTACGACGGCCAGCTGCTGATGGAGCAGATGGTGGTCGGCGACGAACTCACCGTGGGCATCCTCGGTGACGTCGCGCTGCCGTCGATCCGCATCGTGCCCAAGGGCCAGTGGTACGACTACAACGCCAAGTATGTGGCCGACGACACCCAGTACCTGTGCCCGGGCCTGGAAGGCGAGGACGAAGCCGAGATCCGCCGGCTCGCGCTGGCCGCATTCCAGGCCGCCGGTTGCCGTGGCTGGGGCCGCGTGGACGTGATGCGCGACCGCGCAAGCGGCCGCCTGTACCTGCTGGAAGTGAACACCGCGCCGGGCATGACCAGCCATTCGCTGGTGCCCAAGGCGGCGGGGCAGGTCGGCATCGGTTTCGAGGAACTGGTCTGGCGCGTGCTGGAACAGACCCTGCCGCAGCACAACCAGGAGAGCCGCCACGCATGA